In Agrobacterium sp. RAC06, a single window of DNA contains:
- the rsmG gene encoding 16S rRNA (guanine(527)-N(7))-methyltransferase RsmG, with product MQRTKSAPYGIDVSRETQERLDRFANLFLKWAARINLIAPSTLEQLWTRHIADSLQLRNIVPTPGQWIDLGSGGGFPGIITSITLAESQAGWVDLVESNNKKCGFLRTAILETGARASVHPLRIEDASSKLPAPDFISARALAELDLLFAYAHPWALANPNLKLIFHKGRDYQSEIDKARGRWDFDLVKHQSVVEADSVILEITSLTRRV from the coding sequence ATGCAAAGAACGAAAAGTGCTCCGTATGGAATCGATGTTTCACGTGAAACGCAGGAGCGCCTTGATCGCTTTGCCAACCTCTTTCTGAAATGGGCTGCTAGAATCAATCTCATAGCGCCTTCGACGCTGGAACAACTATGGACGCGGCACATTGCGGACTCGTTGCAACTCCGAAACATTGTGCCGACTCCGGGCCAGTGGATCGATCTCGGAAGCGGCGGGGGATTTCCGGGTATCATCACGTCGATCACCTTGGCGGAAAGCCAAGCTGGATGGGTGGATCTCGTCGAAAGCAACAATAAGAAGTGTGGCTTCCTGCGGACGGCAATTTTGGAGACAGGTGCTCGGGCGTCCGTCCACCCTCTCCGGATCGAGGATGCCTCTTCGAAGCTTCCCGCGCCCGACTTCATATCCGCGCGTGCACTTGCCGAACTTGATTTGCTGTTCGCTTATGCCCATCCCTGGGCACTTGCCAATCCAAATCTCAAGTTGATCTTCCATAAAGGTCGGGATTACCAGTCCGAGATCGATAAAGCGCGTGGTCGCTGGGACTTCGATCTGGTAAAACATCAAAGCGTTGTCGAGGCAGATTCCGTGATCTTGGAGATCACCTCTCTGACGCGCAGGGTTTAA
- a CDS encoding ParA family protein codes for MSLEKNRIITIANQKGGVGKTTTAINLATALAAIGERVLIVDLDPQGNASTGLGIDRRDRRLSSYDVLIGTHSVSEAVLETAVPNLSIVPSTMDLLGFEMEISQQADRVFRLRRALNQDDARAYSYVLLDCPPSFNLLTMNAMAAAHSVLVPLQCEFFALEGLSQLLDTINQVRQTVNPTLDIQGIVLTMFDSRNNLAQQVVSDVREHLGEKVYATLIPRNVRVSEAPSYGKPAILYDLKCAGSQAYLQLASEVIQRERQRKAA; via the coding sequence ATGAGTCTCGAGAAAAACCGCATCATTACCATCGCCAACCAAAAGGGTGGCGTGGGCAAGACCACGACAGCGATCAACCTGGCGACAGCCCTGGCGGCGATCGGAGAGCGTGTGCTCATCGTTGACCTGGACCCGCAGGGAAATGCCAGTACCGGCCTCGGTATCGACCGTCGTGACCGGCGCCTGTCTTCCTACGATGTGCTGATCGGGACCCATTCGGTCAGCGAAGCGGTCCTCGAAACGGCTGTGCCGAACCTCTCGATCGTCCCATCAACGATGGACCTGCTCGGTTTCGAAATGGAAATCTCGCAGCAGGCGGATCGGGTCTTTCGTCTGAGAAGAGCCCTCAATCAGGATGATGCGCGCGCTTACAGCTATGTGCTGCTCGACTGCCCGCCCTCGTTCAACCTTTTGACGATGAATGCCATGGCGGCGGCGCATTCGGTTCTGGTGCCTTTGCAGTGCGAGTTCTTTGCGCTCGAAGGTCTCAGCCAGCTGCTCGACACCATCAACCAAGTGCGTCAGACGGTGAATCCGACCCTCGATATCCAGGGTATCGTGCTGACGATGTTCGATTCCCGCAACAATCTCGCGCAGCAGGTCGTTAGCGATGTGCGCGAGCATCTCGGCGAGAAGGTTTACGCTACGCTTATTCCGCGGAATGTGCGGGTCTCCGAGGCGCCGTCTTATGGTAAGCCGGCTATCCTTTATGATCTCAAATGCGCCGGCAGCCAGGCCTATCTGCAGCTGGCTTCGGAAGTCATTCAGCGCGAACGGCAGCGTAAAGCCGCCTAA
- a CDS encoding ParB/RepB/Spo0J family partition protein, which yields MSEDVSKRRLGRGLAALIGEMDQPVPVGEARPTVSADRTVPIEFVARSPKNPRRYFDEAELQDLAGSIRQHGIVQPVVVRTTSSDRYEIIAGERRWRAAQLAGLVEIPVIVRDVDDRTALELAIVENVQRADLNPLEEALGYEQLIAEHGYTQNDLGEIIGKSRSHVANSLRLLKLPDPVRDMLADGSLSAGHARALVSTPDPVVLAKTIAQKGLSVRDAEKLAQNHIKAQQSPAPVDVRESKDSDTIALERSLSDRLGLSVSINHKGGGGQLKINYKTLDQLEEICRLLEAR from the coding sequence ATGAGCGAAGACGTATCGAAACGGCGCCTCGGGCGTGGACTTGCAGCGCTGATCGGCGAGATGGATCAGCCAGTTCCCGTCGGCGAGGCGCGCCCGACCGTTAGCGCGGACCGGACCGTTCCGATCGAGTTCGTGGCCCGTAGCCCCAAGAACCCTCGCCGGTATTTCGACGAGGCCGAACTTCAGGATCTGGCCGGATCCATTCGCCAGCACGGGATCGTTCAACCTGTCGTCGTACGGACCACGAGCAGCGATCGCTACGAAATCATTGCCGGCGAACGTCGCTGGCGCGCGGCACAACTCGCCGGTCTCGTTGAGATCCCCGTCATCGTTCGCGATGTCGATGACCGGACAGCACTTGAGCTGGCGATCGTCGAAAACGTTCAGCGCGCCGATCTCAATCCGCTGGAAGAAGCTCTTGGCTACGAGCAGCTCATCGCCGAACATGGCTATACCCAGAATGATCTGGGTGAGATCATCGGCAAGAGCCGCAGCCATGTTGCCAACAGCCTTCGACTGTTGAAACTCCCTGATCCGGTTCGGGACATGCTGGCGGATGGCAGCCTTTCGGCAGGTCATGCGCGCGCGCTTGTATCTACTCCGGATCCCGTCGTTCTTGCCAAGACGATCGCCCAGAAGGGTCTTTCCGTTCGCGATGCTGAGAAGCTGGCGCAGAACCATATCAAGGCACAGCAGTCCCCTGCCCCCGTGGATGTGCGTGAATCCAAGGATTCCGATACCATCGCCCTGGAGCGCAGCCTCTCAGATCGCCTCGGATTGTCAGTGTCGATCAACCACAAGGGCGGCGGCGGTCAGTTGAAGATCAATTACAAGACGCTCGATCAGCTCGAAGAGATCTGCCGCTTGCTAGAAGCACGCTGA
- the holA gene encoding DNA polymerase III subunit delta, translating to MVEVKSHEFEGFLAKSARHYRMFVIYGPDRGLVAERASQVAKTTGVDLNDGFALIRLDASDIQSDPGRLIDEVNAFGLFGGEKLIWVRGAANEKQLVDGLAHLAAHPPEGSYLLIEAGDLKKGSALRKVAEGERSIACIACYQDDARALNSLIDAELAAANLRITPAAREFLLESIGGDRIASRNEIQKLVLYCMKDELIDENHVLEIVGDASAVSTDEVVDAVLSGDPDGFLHAVQKVIASKTAVFLVLQGTMKQMQLLETMRLEMEERQQQASQVMQTHGRGIHFKRKPIIEKALRNWNSSELARESARLNAAILQSRQNAQLEDNLAIQTLLATTLQSARRNRRA from the coding sequence ATGGTTGAGGTCAAATCGCATGAATTCGAAGGGTTCCTGGCCAAATCGGCCAGGCACTATCGGATGTTCGTTATTTACGGGCCTGATCGTGGACTCGTTGCAGAGCGCGCCTCCCAGGTTGCCAAGACAACCGGTGTCGATCTCAACGACGGCTTTGCACTGATCCGTCTGGATGCCTCCGACATCCAATCTGATCCGGGTCGCCTCATCGACGAGGTCAACGCCTTCGGGCTTTTCGGCGGTGAGAAGCTGATTTGGGTTCGAGGCGCCGCCAACGAGAAACAGTTGGTCGACGGTTTGGCGCATCTCGCGGCACATCCACCCGAGGGCAGCTATCTTCTGATCGAAGCCGGTGACCTCAAGAAGGGGTCAGCACTTCGCAAGGTCGCCGAGGGAGAGCGCAGCATCGCCTGCATCGCCTGCTACCAGGATGATGCACGAGCGCTGAATAGCCTGATCGACGCGGAACTGGCGGCTGCCAATTTGCGCATTACGCCGGCAGCACGCGAATTTCTGCTGGAATCGATTGGTGGCGATCGGATTGCGTCCCGCAATGAAATACAGAAGCTGGTCCTCTACTGCATGAAGGACGAGTTGATCGACGAGAACCATGTGCTCGAGATCGTTGGCGATGCGAGTGCAGTATCGACTGACGAGGTGGTCGATGCCGTTTTGTCAGGCGATCCCGATGGATTTCTCCATGCCGTCCAGAAGGTCATTGCCTCCAAGACCGCTGTCTTCCTCGTCCTGCAGGGCACGATGAAACAGATGCAGCTGCTGGAAACCATGCGCCTGGAGATGGAAGAGCGCCAGCAGCAGGCTTCGCAGGTCATGCAGACGCATGGGCGGGGAATTCACTTCAAGCGCAAACCGATAATCGAGAAAGCGTTACGGAACTGGAACAGTTCTGAGCTGGCCCGGGAAAGCGCAAGACTGAACGCCGCGATCCTCCAAAGCCGCCAGAACGCGCAGCTTGAAGACAATCTGGCAATCCAGACGCTTCTTGCGACAACGCTGCAGTCAGCTCGAAGGAATCGCCGCGCCTGA